One genomic window of Cryptococcus neoformans var. neoformans JEC21 chromosome 13 sequence includes the following:
- a CDS encoding transporter, putative — protein sequence MKQLSETPGVESTSFDLDYEDLSYTRQRERKFLWKLDVCLISWAWLAYLIKQIDSSNYKTAYVSGMKEDMKLDANELNYLNTYFKIGYAIFLLPSQIILTRVRPSLWLPPLELLWGVMTGLMAAAHNVKGMYALRFLIGAFEASSYPGIVSVLCNWYTPSELATRIALFGTSYPAASMFVSFMQVAIQSTLNGTRGISGWRWLFIFNAIMTILVAVAGFFLVPDSPGTTKAYWMSEEDNRISAARMARVHKQPPTRLTKAILKKTFTGWPLYIFFGAYAFAAWAADANSWFMLWLKALTHPDGSKRFTIQEINAIPIGGFALMLVLMLLFAWLSSRTGWRATWVSVQNILFLIGCIILSVWPEGVPIKMAGFFLTYTANAISPILVAWMADMCPIPEERAIIIGVTVSLVYAMDSWMNHIEEEK from the exons ATGAAACAATTGAGTGAGACGCCTGGGGTGGAGTCCACGTCTTTCGACTTGGACTATGAGGACCTGTCTTATACGCGACAGCGTGAGAGGAAGTTTTTATGGAAACTGGACGTGTGTCTCATTTCATGGGCATGGCTAGCTTATCTTATCAAG CAAATCGACTCATCAAACTACAAGACCGCTTACGTTTCGgggatgaaagaggat ATGAAACTGGATGCCAATGAGCTCAATTATCTCAACACCTACTTTAAGATAGGATATGCCAtattcctccttccttcccaaaTTATCTTGACACGTGTCAGACCTTCTCTCTGGCTTCCGCCACTCGAGCTCTTATGGGGCGTGATGACAGGCTTAATGGCTGCAGCGCACAACGTGAAGGGGATGTACGCACTTCGATTCCTCATCGGCGCATTTGAGGCCTCATCATATCCCGGCATCGTGAGCGTTCTATGTAACTGGTA TACACCTTCGGAGCTCGCAACAAGGATAGCGTTGTTTGGCACGTCTTATCCCGCGGCATCGATGTTTGTCTCATTCATGCAGGTCGCAATTCAGTCGACCCTTAACGGAACGCGTGGCATTTCTGGGTGGAGATGGCT GTTTATTTTCAACGCCATCATGACTATCCTCGTTGCCGTCGCTGGCTTTTTCCTC GTACCAGATTCTCCCGGGACGACCAAAGCTTATTGGATGTCAGAGGAAGACAATCGGATATCTGCTGCACGTATGGCAAGAGTTCACAAGCAGCCGCCAACT AGATTGACCAAGGCTATTCTGAAGAAAACATTCACCGGTTGGCCTCtttacatcttcttcggaGCGTATGC TTTTGCAGCCTGGGCTGCAGATGCGAACTCATGGTTCATGCTCTGGCTTAAAGCTTTGACTCATCCTGACGGGTCCAAGCGTTTCACCATTCAGGAGATCAATGCGATTCCCATTGGTGGCTTTGCGCTGATGCTCGTCTTGATGCTGCTCTTCGCATGGCTCAGCTCGAGAACGGGGTGGAGAGCTACCTGGGTCTCTGTGCAAAAT attcttttcctcatcgGCTGTATTATACTTTCT GTTTGGCCTGAGGGAGTCCCAATCAAAATGGCCGGCTTTTTTTTAACTTACACAGCAAATGCTATCTCGCCAATCCTCGTC GCTTGGATGGCAGACATGTGCCCCATTCCAGAGGAGCGAGCCATAATCATCGGCGTTACCGTTAGTCTCGTTTACGCCATGGACAGCTGGATGAATC AcattgaggaggagaagtgA
- a CDS encoding expressed protein encodes MSSFSYLRSGGVEVMMPDQRLVEQERKRREVRSEGPPLNIREPMSDEEKAMSGPNYQAIAGQYMGSKTLIAIYYLCLANCSSRIIRLDMFSKRLTSAHPFRHYPSRFHIKGQPLSTFLLSYLDLKHSPMVVSTTRETMNQFCERHNMTSAIINHASIKTLCLLGSADVRRAAFRLMDDLLKHIIDNSSLVASVGMSSKWAG; translated from the exons ATGTCGTCCTTCTCATATTTGCGATCAGGAGGAGTTGAAGTGATGATGCCGGATCAGAGGCTGGTGGAGCAGGAAcgaaagagaagggaagtGCGCTCAGAGGGACCGCCGCTCAACATTCGTGAACCAATGTCCGATGAGGAGAAAGCGATGAGTGGTCCAAATTATCAAGCAATTGCAGGGCAATACATGGGATCTAAGAC CCTAATTGCGATATACTATCTTTGTCTTGCGAACTGCTCCAGTCGTATAAT ACGGCTAGATATGTTCTCAAAACGTCTCACATCTGCCCACCCCTTTCGACATTATCCCTCACGATTTCACATCAAAGGTCAGCCACTGTCCACCTTTCTCCTCAGTTACCTGGATCTTAAACATTCGCCTATGGTCGTTTCTACCACTC GAGAAACGATGAATCAGTTTTGCGAACGACACAACATGACAAGCGCCATCATTAACCATGCAAGCATAAAAACATTGTGTCTATTGGGTTCTGCTGATGTAAGAAGGGCCGCTTTCCGGCTGATGGATGACCTATTGAAACACATCATCGATAATTCCAGTCTGGTTGCCTCAGTTGGAATGAGTTCAAAGTGGGCAGGATGA
- a CDS encoding multidrug transporter, putative produces MNGRQSQRLADVEKGHNQQQSPPHADSPHEAESNTTETTRCAQYPTDEKGREIVDWDGPDDPDNPFNWSRSYKWLITITTCFISILTGLPAGSYSAGNSYMEQDFGINQDNFPWLTWATASWNVGAAVFPLLFVPLTENSGRMPGYFISYIIFLIFLVPSGVGTNFATMVTTRFFGGGASSVSINIVGGTIADIWKGPAERSVPMSIFGMTSVVGIALGPFIGGAIQTNETTINWHWIYWIQLIFDGALLPVFWFILRETRGDVILAKRAKRIRKETGRQAYAKAELESEKVSTMVLISFKRPTKMLFTEFAVFSFTLWVSFAWGLLFLFQSSIPQTFSANYGFNTFQSSLVQLALSVGAIIGTIINPYQDKLYLRSAHHNKETEGKPIPEARLYFSIPGSLLFAGALFWYGWTSYPNIHWIVPTIAIGFIGLGIYAIYMATVMYLTDAYEKYASSALSAASLGRNSFGAFLPLASQDLFNNLGFQWAGSLLGFLALALSGVPILLFFKGRYLRSRSPFIAEATFEEGDSEERRETTKQEGSKGLGGPAGQARPTAPTIGR; encoded by the exons ATGAACGGCAGGCAATCACAACGACTGGCCGATGTCGAGAAGGGGCATAACCAACAGCAGTCGCCTCCACACGCTG ATAGCCCTCACGAAGCTGAGAGCAACACCACGGAGACAACGAGATGCGCACAGTACCCTACAGATGAAAAAGGACGTGAAATCGTAGATTGGGATGGCCCGGACGATCCTGATAATCC GTTCAACTGGTCAAGGAGTTACAAATGGTTGATTACTATCACAACATGCTTCAT TTCCATTCTCACGGGTCTGCCAGCGGGCTCGTATAGCGCTGGGAATTCATACATGGAACAGGATTTTGGGATCAATCAAGACAACTTTCCATGGTTGACATGGGCTACGGCTAGCTGGAACGTAG GAGCCGCCGTTTTTCCCCTGCTGTTCGTCCCGCTCACTGAGAACTCTGGTCGGATGCCGGGGTATTTT ATCTCTTATATCAttttcttgatcttccTTGTGCCGTCCGGCGTGGGCACCAATTTTGCGACCATGGTCACCACGAGGTTCTTTGGTGGTGGCGCTAGCTCAGTTTCGATCAATATTGTCGGGGGGACAATCGCGGATATC TGGAAAGGCCCTGCCGAACGGAGCGTCCCCATGTCCATCTTCGGTATGACGTCCGTCGTTGGCATCGCCCTGGGACCGTTCATCGGAGGCGCAATTCAAACCAACGAGACAACAATCAACTGGCACTGGATCTACTGGATACAATTAATTTTTGACGGTGCTCTTCTCCCCGTCTTTTGGTTCATCCTTCGCGAGACAAGGGGCGACGTAATCCTCGCCAAAAGAGCGAAACGTATTAGGAAGGAGACGGGTCGTCAGGCCTATGCCAAAGCAGAGCTCGAGAGTGAAAAGGTCTCCACGATGGTCTTAATCTCGTTTAAACGTCCAACAAAAATGCTTTTCACAGAATTCGccgtcttttccttcaccttATGGGTTTCGTTTG CATGGGGACTGCTATTCCTCTTTCAGTCGAGCATCCCGCAGACTTTCAGTGCAAA CTACGGCTTCAATACGTTCCAAAGTTCACTGGTCCAACTCGCCCTTTCTGTCGGCGCGATCATCGGCACGATCATCAACCCTTACCAGGACAAATTGTACCTCCGATCCGCCCACCACAACAAGGAGACCGAGGGTAAGCCCATACCTGAGGCCAGATTGtacttctccatccccgGCAGTTTGCTTTTCGCCGGCGCGTTGTTCTGGTATGGCTGGACCAGCTACCCGAACATCCATTGGATTGTACCTACCATAGCTATCGGTTTTATCGGTTTAGGCATCTATGCTATTT ACATGGCCACCGTGATGTACCTCACTGATGCGTATGAAAAATATGCAAGTTCTGCGCTCTCTGCGGCATCTTTGGGTCGAAATTCATTTG GCGCTTTCCTACCCCTTGCCAGCCAGGACCTCTTTAACAATCTGGGCTTCCAGTGGGCGGGAAG CTTACTCGGCTTCCTGGCTTTGGCACTTTCGGGCGTtcctatcctcctcttc TTCAAAGGCAGATATCTCCGTTCGAGATCGCCGTTTATTGCAGAAGCGACCTTCGAAGAGGGCGATTCGGAAGAACGTCGCGAAACAACTAAGCAGGAGGGGAGTAAAGGTCTTGGTGGTCCTGCCGGCCAGGCCAGGCCCACCGCGCCGACTATCGGGAGGTAA